A single region of the Lysinibacillus sp. B2A1 genome encodes:
- a CDS encoding Pyoverdin chromophore biosynthetic protein pvcC, with product MVVKQGTKPLTGQEYLESLKDSREIWLHGERVKDVTTHPAFRNSARSISRLYDAMHDPKYKDILTCETDTGSGGYTHSYFRAARSADDLIKGRDAIVAWARLTYGQMGRTPDYKASFLATLGGNPEYYSPYQENAKRWYKESQERNWFFNHAIVNPPVDRHKDVHEVGDVFIQVERETDKGLIVSGSKMVATGSAITNYNFVGTYGLPIKDKKFAVVFIAPMDAPGVKLISRASYEMTSAIMGTPFDYPLSSRFDENDAVLVFEQALIPWENILIYEDMQKTTSFFVESGFINRFTFQGVTRLAVKLDFIIGVLLKALKTAGTDQFRGVQVHIGEIIAWRHMFWSLSDAMALNPEKKENGIVIPNLNGGLAYRVFLQEGWPKIKGIIQQIVAGNLIVQPSSARDFLNEEFRPTLNKLYRGSNGIEALEKIKTIKLLWDAIGTEFGGRSELYERNYAGNHEDIRLQTLFGAQGSGKTDEFIAFAEQCMADYDLTGWTDPTWVNPDDVNYFTNK from the coding sequence ATGGTTGTAAAACAAGGTACGAAGCCATTGACAGGGCAGGAATATTTAGAAAGTTTAAAGGATAGTCGGGAAATTTGGTTACATGGTGAACGTGTAAAGGATGTCACGACTCACCCAGCCTTTCGGAATTCAGCACGATCGATTTCACGTTTATATGATGCCATGCATGACCCAAAATACAAAGATATTTTAACTTGTGAAACGGATACGGGTAGTGGAGGTTATACCCATAGTTATTTCCGAGCAGCACGCAGCGCGGATGATTTAATTAAAGGACGGGATGCTATTGTTGCTTGGGCCCGCCTTACATATGGGCAGATGGGACGGACACCAGACTATAAAGCATCCTTCCTAGCAACACTTGGCGGGAATCCTGAATACTATTCACCTTATCAAGAAAATGCGAAGCGTTGGTACAAAGAGTCACAAGAACGAAATTGGTTCTTTAATCATGCAATTGTGAATCCACCTGTTGATAGGCATAAAGATGTCCATGAAGTAGGGGATGTTTTTATCCAAGTGGAGCGCGAAACAGACAAAGGCTTGATTGTTAGTGGTTCGAAGATGGTAGCTACAGGTTCAGCTATTACTAATTACAATTTTGTGGGCACGTATGGTTTACCGATTAAAGATAAAAAGTTTGCTGTTGTCTTTATTGCACCAATGGATGCTCCTGGTGTAAAGCTTATTAGTCGAGCATCTTATGAAATGACGTCTGCGATTATGGGTACTCCATTTGATTATCCACTAAGTAGCCGTTTCGATGAAAATGATGCAGTACTTGTATTTGAGCAGGCGCTTATCCCATGGGAAAATATTTTAATTTATGAAGATATGCAAAAGACAACTTCATTCTTTGTAGAAAGCGGTTTCATTAATCGTTTTACTTTCCAAGGGGTCACACGCTTAGCGGTGAAATTAGATTTTATTATTGGTGTACTGTTGAAGGCATTAAAAACGGCAGGCACTGACCAATTCCGTGGTGTTCAGGTTCATATTGGAGAAATTATTGCTTGGCGTCATATGTTCTGGTCATTAAGTGACGCGATGGCATTGAATCCTGAGAAAAAAGAAAATGGCATCGTTATTCCGAATTTAAATGGTGGACTAGCATATCGCGTATTTTTACAGGAAGGTTGGCCAAAAATTAAAGGCATTATTCAGCAGATTGTAGCAGGGAATTTAATTGTCCAGCCATCTAGTGCAAGAGATTTTTTAAACGAGGAATTCCGTCCAACATTAAATAAGCTTTACCGTGGTTCAAATGGTATTGAAGCACTTGAAAAAATTAAAACAATTAAGTTGCTTTGGGATGCAATTGGTACTGAATTTGGTGGTCGAAGTGAATTATACGAACGTAATTATGCTGGAAATCATGAGGATATTCGATTACAAACATTGTTTGGTGCTCAAGGTAGTGGTAAAACAGATGAGTTTATCGCTTTTGCAGAGCAATGTATGGCAGATTACGATTTAACGGGGTGGACAGATCCGACTTGGGTTAATCCAGATGATGTGAATTATTTTACAAATAAATAA
- a CDS encoding haloacid dehalogenase: MSINTIIFDLDDTLLWDKKSVKTAFEKTCQYAATIHNVDLAELEEAVRKEARTLYEGYETYDYTVLIGINPFEGLWGTFDDPTDSFQKMKGIVPEYRTASWTKGLAALGIDDAKLGAELGERFVAERKVSPFLYEDTFAVLDELKGKYQLILLTNGAPSLQNLKLTITPEIAPYFDHIIISGDFGKGKPDASIFEHVMEKAGITAADAIMVGDNLNTDILGSSRVGMRNVWINRENNVPTGTVTPTYEVDSLTALLELVNKL; this comes from the coding sequence ATGTCAATTAATACAATTATTTTTGATTTAGATGATACACTGCTGTGGGATAAAAAATCGGTTAAAACAGCATTTGAAAAAACATGTCAATATGCAGCAACTATACATAATGTAGATCTGGCAGAGCTAGAGGAAGCGGTGCGAAAGGAAGCTCGCACACTCTATGAGGGCTATGAAACATATGATTATACAGTGTTAATTGGTATTAACCCATTTGAAGGTCTTTGGGGAACATTTGATGATCCAACAGATTCCTTCCAAAAAATGAAGGGAATTGTACCAGAGTACCGTACAGCTTCATGGACAAAGGGCTTAGCAGCATTAGGAATTGATGATGCGAAGTTAGGTGCAGAGCTTGGCGAGCGATTTGTGGCAGAACGTAAGGTATCTCCTTTTTTATATGAGGATACGTTTGCTGTGCTGGATGAGCTAAAAGGAAAATATCAGCTCATTTTATTAACGAATGGAGCTCCAAGCTTGCAGAACTTAAAGCTGACAATTACACCAGAAATAGCGCCATATTTTGACCATATTATTATTTCTGGAGACTTTGGTAAAGGAAAGCCAGATGCTTCAATTTTTGAGCATGTTATGGAGAAAGCAGGCATTACAGCTGCTGATGCCATTATGGTAGGAGATAATTTAAATACTGATATTTTAGGTTCATCACGTGTGGGCATGCGGAACGTATGGATTAATCGCGAAAATAATGTTCCAACTGGTACTGTTACACCAACATATGAGGTAGACTCTTTAACTGCACTTTTAGAACTTGTGAATAAGCTATAA
- a CDS encoding DUF3006 domain-containing protein, translating to MSSTKYTLDRIEDGYAVFLKYPEEEEQLIILQSAMNKPVQVGDRVLIEEINDIYHIEILLEETEQKKAEVKSLMERLRNKNK from the coding sequence GTGAGCTCGACTAAATATACCTTAGACCGTATTGAAGATGGCTATGCAGTTTTCTTGAAGTACCCAGAGGAAGAGGAACAACTAATCATATTACAGTCCGCCATGAATAAGCCAGTACAGGTGGGCGATCGTGTGTTAATTGAAGAAATAAACGACATTTATCATATTGAAATTTTACTAGAGGAAACAGAGCAAAAAAAAGCTGAGGTAAAGAGCTTAATGGAACGTCTGCGTAATAAAAATAAATAG
- a CDS encoding competence protein, which produces MKKIIVILLCIFLLAGCTEVLKTEKVPVTAGQEMRVHFLDVGQGDSIFIESANDKTMLVDGGVKGAGQQVVSYLKELGVNKLDIVVATHPDADHIGGLIPVLQSIDIGQFYDSGKVHTSQTFEEMLTLIDTKNIPYHVPTTGENIAFDDDLIVKVLNANEHATDNNDASIVLKIMYGNVSFLLTGDAEIALEKDMLQNDIQATVLKAGHHGSNTSSSEKFIQAVHPEVTVLSYGEGNKYGHPHAEVVERLQAVGSKIYATAEAGTVIVSTDGVNYDVHSKEWSGAIASTPPQNAATVEIVSKDLVDEIVGIKNNGSEAVSLKDWQLISIEGNQVFQFPNVTLQPGKIMYVTSGTDAREGQNYLKWTKKQIWLNDGDAAQLKNAKGELVSELD; this is translated from the coding sequence ATGAAAAAAATAATAGTAATACTTCTTTGTATTTTTTTATTAGCGGGCTGTACAGAGGTTTTAAAGACAGAAAAAGTACCAGTAACTGCTGGACAAGAAATGCGTGTTCATTTCCTTGATGTAGGGCAGGGAGATTCTATTTTTATTGAGTCAGCAAATGATAAGACAATGCTTGTGGATGGAGGTGTTAAGGGAGCAGGTCAGCAGGTGGTTTCCTATTTAAAAGAGCTAGGTGTAAATAAACTCGATATAGTTGTAGCAACACATCCTGATGCTGATCATATTGGGGGCTTAATTCCTGTGTTACAATCAATCGATATTGGTCAATTTTATGATTCAGGAAAGGTACATACATCTCAAACCTTTGAAGAAATGCTGACACTAATTGATACGAAAAATATTCCATATCATGTTCCAACAACAGGAGAAAATATAGCGTTTGATGATGATCTTATTGTTAAGGTATTAAATGCTAATGAACATGCTACAGATAATAATGATGCATCCATTGTTTTAAAAATTATGTATGGTAATGTTTCATTTTTATTAACAGGAGACGCGGAAATAGCATTGGAAAAAGATATGCTACAAAATGATATACAAGCAACAGTCTTAAAGGCAGGTCATCATGGCTCAAATACGAGTAGCTCGGAGAAATTTATTCAAGCAGTGCATCCAGAAGTAACTGTCTTAAGCTATGGGGAAGGAAATAAATATGGGCATCCTCATGCTGAAGTCGTTGAGCGATTGCAAGCTGTTGGTAGTAAGATTTATGCAACTGCAGAAGCAGGAACGGTTATCGTATCCACAGATGGGGTAAACTATGATGTGCATTCAAAAGAATGGTCAGGAGCCATTGCCTCAACACCACCTCAAAATGCCGCAACTGTAGAGATTGTTAGTAAGGACTTAGTGGATGAGATTGTCGGTATTAAAAATAATGGCAGTGAAGCAGTATCGTTAAAAGATTGGCAGCTTATTTCAATAGAGGGGAATCAAGTATTCCAATTTCCAAATGTGACATTACAGCCAGGTAAAATTATGTATGTGACAAGTGGAACAGATGCGAGAGAAGGCCAAAATTATTTAAAGTGGACGAAAAAACAAATTTGGTTAAATGATGGAGATGCTGCACAATTAAAGAATGCGAAAGGGGAACTTGTTAGTGAGCTCGACTAA
- a CDS encoding glycerate kinase has product MKVVISPDSYKGTLSASEVANAMQAGIMDVNQTIKTVMLPVADGGEGTLESLVMATDGYCFSTQVLDPLGREVESKYGVLGDNATCVIEMAQASGIMLLQDNEKNPELASTYGTGQLIKAALDQGFRKFIIGIGGSATNDAGIGMLKALGLQFRKENDLLIDEGVSALLELAFIDSSCLDSRLAEAQFTIACDVDNPLIGELGATAIFGPQKGVKEHQIAYFDNCLKQFADIVEKQYNIRLHDFKGAGAAGGMGGAFIAFLNSTFSAGIDIVMDAIQLKQHIEGAQFVITGEGKSDRQTLHGKAPLGIAKAARLANAQAILLSGNIDDIDKPALYDYFTVVESLVDEKVSVQQAMQKPYECIRLKTKKIFENLLQKSSSS; this is encoded by the coding sequence ATGAAAGTCGTTATTAGTCCAGATTCATATAAGGGAACCTTGTCAGCCAGTGAGGTGGCAAATGCAATGCAGGCAGGAATCATGGATGTGAACCAGACAATTAAAACTGTGATGTTACCAGTTGCAGACGGTGGAGAAGGCACATTGGAATCACTTGTTATGGCTACAGATGGTTACTGTTTTTCGACGCAGGTGCTTGATCCATTAGGGAGAGAAGTAGAGTCGAAATATGGTGTTCTAGGTGATAACGCTACATGTGTCATTGAAATGGCTCAGGCATCTGGCATTATGTTATTGCAGGACAATGAAAAAAATCCTGAACTGGCATCAACATATGGAACTGGTCAATTAATAAAAGCTGCACTAGATCAAGGATTTAGGAAGTTTATTATTGGAATTGGCGGTAGTGCTACAAATGATGCTGGTATTGGCATGCTAAAGGCATTAGGACTGCAATTTAGAAAAGAGAATGACCTATTAATTGATGAAGGAGTGTCAGCTTTACTAGAACTAGCCTTTATTGATAGTAGTTGTCTAGATTCACGATTAGCTGAAGCGCAATTTACTATTGCATGTGATGTGGATAATCCTTTAATTGGAGAGCTGGGGGCAACAGCTATATTTGGACCTCAAAAAGGCGTAAAAGAGCATCAAATTGCTTATTTTGATAACTGTTTAAAGCAGTTTGCAGATATTGTTGAAAAACAATATAACATTCGATTGCATGATTTCAAAGGGGCAGGTGCTGCAGGAGGAATGGGCGGTGCATTCATAGCCTTTTTAAATAGCACCTTTTCAGCAGGCATTGATATTGTAATGGATGCCATTCAATTAAAACAACATATAGAAGGTGCTCAATTTGTTATAACAGGGGAAGGGAAATCAGATCGTCAAACATTACATGGAAAAGCACCGCTAGGAATAGCAAAGGCAGCCAGATTAGCTAATGCGCAGGCAATCTTATTGTCAGGGAATATTGATGATATTGATAAACCTGCATTGTACGATTATTTTACGGTTGTTGAGTCTTTAGTAGATGAAAAAGTTAGCGTGCAACAGGCAATGCAAAAGCCTTATGAATGTATTCGTTTGAAAACAAAAAAAATATTTGAGAATCTCTTACAAAAGAGTAGTTCATCATAG
- a CDS encoding coproporphyrinogen III oxidase (catalyzes the oxygen-independent formation of protoporphyrinogen-IX from coproporphyrinogen-III) produces MKIIHIDQNYPEDWIRVLNHIANLFFEDSKLKVKSEGADISICFEYHVAEDFSLSTKAVLEVEGKYFTNEYHIQYDTQAEGRELNIRIKRALSHVFLDVLEQYTGMQQQWGILTGVRPTKLYHKFRKEGMTEKEIADILIRDFRLSAQKVGLLKDIVERQLVTIPDIDNIGKEISIYIGIPFCPTKCAYCTFPAYAIGSNRKQGRVTTFLEGLHIELREMGKWLKDNDMKITSIYWGGGTPTSIEAHEMDALYQTMYDSFPHPDTIREVTVEAGRPDTITTEKLEVLKKWGIDRISVNPQSYTDETLKAIGRHHTVQETVDKFWLARESGMNNINMDLIIGLPNEGIEEFQHSLEESAKMQPESLTVHTLSFKRASEMTRNKDKYKVADRDTVAEMMQMAQDWTKENAYVPYYLYRQKNILGNLENVGYSKAGEESIYNIVIMEEVQTILGIGCGASSKFVHPETGKITQFHNPKDPAAYIMTFEDAIGKKIEFLDELYKA; encoded by the coding sequence ATGAAAATTATTCACATAGATCAAAATTATCCTGAGGATTGGATTCGCGTATTAAATCATATTGCGAATTTATTTTTTGAGGATTCCAAGCTAAAAGTAAAGTCTGAAGGAGCTGACATATCCATATGCTTCGAGTATCATGTTGCTGAGGATTTTTCTTTATCAACAAAAGCAGTATTAGAGGTAGAGGGAAAGTATTTTACAAATGAATATCATATTCAATATGACACACAGGCTGAAGGACGTGAACTAAATATTCGTATTAAGCGTGCCCTGTCTCATGTTTTTTTAGATGTGCTTGAACAATATACAGGGATGCAACAGCAATGGGGAATTTTAACGGGTGTCCGTCCAACTAAGCTCTATCATAAATTTAGAAAAGAGGGCATGACCGAGAAAGAAATTGCTGACATACTTATTCGTGACTTCCGACTGTCTGCACAAAAGGTTGGACTCTTAAAAGATATTGTTGAACGACAATTAGTAACGATTCCTGATATCGATAACATTGGAAAGGAAATAAGTATTTATATCGGAATTCCTTTCTGTCCAACAAAGTGTGCCTATTGTACGTTCCCTGCATATGCGATTGGAAGCAATCGAAAGCAAGGCCGTGTCACTACATTTTTAGAGGGGCTGCATATTGAATTAAGAGAAATGGGTAAATGGCTGAAGGACAACGATATGAAAATCACATCCATTTATTGGGGTGGTGGAACACCAACTTCTATTGAGGCACACGAAATGGATGCGTTGTATCAGACGATGTACGATTCCTTCCCACATCCTGACACAATTCGTGAAGTGACAGTTGAGGCGGGTAGACCAGATACGATTACTACAGAAAAACTAGAAGTGTTAAAAAAATGGGGGATTGACCGTATAAGTGTTAATCCACAATCTTATACAGATGAAACGTTAAAAGCGATTGGACGTCATCATACAGTTCAGGAAACCGTTGATAAGTTTTGGCTTGCGCGTGAATCAGGTATGAACAATATTAATATGGATCTGATTATTGGTTTACCAAATGAAGGTATCGAAGAATTCCAGCATTCTTTAGAGGAATCTGCTAAGATGCAACCAGAGTCATTGACTGTTCATACACTATCATTTAAGCGTGCATCAGAGATGACTCGTAATAAGGATAAATACAAAGTAGCGGATCGTGATACTGTTGCAGAAATGATGCAAATGGCACAAGATTGGACAAAAGAAAATGCCTATGTTCCGTACTATTTATATCGACAAAAAAATATTTTAGGTAATTTAGAAAATGTCGGCTATAGTAAAGCTGGTGAGGAAAGCATCTATAATATTGTGATCATGGAAGAGGTACAGACAATTTTAGGGATCGGCTGTGGCGCTTCTTCTAAATTTGTTCATCCTGAAACAGGGAAAATTACGCAGTTTCATAATCCAAAGGACCCTGCTGCCTATATCATGACATTTGAAGATGCTATAGGTAAAAAAATTGAGTTTTTAGATGAATTATATAAAGCATAA